DNA sequence from the Hyalangium ruber genome:
CCTACCAGGTGGCGGCGGGCCCGGACTCGATCAGCCTCACGCTGTCGGCCTCCACCGTGCCGGCTGGCACGACGGTGACGCTCACCGCGCAGGCCAATGACACGCGCTACGGCACCAACGGCGGCACCGAGGCCTCCCAGGCCATCGCCGCGGCGCGCTACACCCTCGACTCGCCCTCGTGGGTGGCGGGCACGCCGACGTACGCGATGAGCCCGACGGACGGCGCCTTCAACAGCACCCTCGAGTCGGTGCGGGCCACCGTCTTCACCTCCGGGCTGACGCCGGGCCGCCACACGCTCTTCGTCGAGAGCCAGGACGCCAGCGGCAACTGGGGCGTGCCCACCGCCATCTTCTTCAACGTGCAGTAACCGGCGGCCTGGGGCCCTGCGTCACCCACGGCGCAGGGCCCTGACCACGCGCAGCGCCCAGGCCTCCGCCGAATCGAGCTCCGCCCGCGCTTCGGCGTAGCGGTCGAGGCTCTCGTCGGAGCCATCCTGGGCGAACAGCGCGTCCTGAAAATCCCGCTGGGCCTGGATGAGCCAGCAGCGCGCCTCCGTCTGGAGCTTGTCCGCCACGTCGGGCGTGAGCTTCGTCATCTCGGCGACACGAAGCTCCAGGGCTTCAGGGCGATGAGGGGTCCTCTCTCCACACTCGGCATGCGCTTTGGTCGTAGGCATGCGCGAAGTGTTGCTACGACCCCCGCCGGATGGACCTGCACGAATGGGCGATGCTGTTGCCAGTTCTGGGCATTTCACCGCTCACTGCACGCTGGGCGCAGCCTCTTCCTCTCGCTGCGCGTAGTCCGACATGCCCTCGAAGTCCACCAACACACAGGGCTCGTCGCCGACCACCCATGCGTCATGCCCGGGGGGAATGTAGGCCACGTCCCCCGCGTGGAGCGTCCTCCGGGTGCCGTCGTCCATGCGGATCTCCATGCTCCCGGAGACGTAGTAGCAGGAGTGGGCGGCCTGGCAGCTCGAGGTCCCCGCGATCGGCTGTACATCCTTCGACCACTTCCACCCCGGCTCGAAGACAGCCAACCCCATGGTGCGTCCGCCGAGACGGACGATGTCCACGTGGCCGTGCTCGACGAAGGATCGTCGCTCATCGGGCTGGGAGAACTTCTTGGTGACAAGCTGGCTCATGACGTGTGCCCTCCATTCAAGGAAAGCTAGGGACGTCCTCCGGCGTGGAGCAGCCCACTCCATGATCCACCCCTACGAGGAAGCCAGGGGCTGTCAAGCCGCCCTGCCCGCTCTCTCCTCCCCTATCCGGACAAGCCCCCCCGGGTTCCTTGGGTCGTCGCGGGGCTGCTAGGCTCCCAGCCCTCCATTACAAACCCTCTAGGAGTTCCAACATGGAAGCGAGCCTCGAAGCATTCAAGCGGCGCTTTGGTGGTCGGATCGTGCTGCCGGCGGAGGCGGGCTATGAGAAGGCGACCAAGCTCGACATCTCCCTCGAGTCGGCCCGGCCCGCCATGGTGGTCTGGCCCCGGAACCCAGAGGAGGTCGCCGAGGCGCTTCGCTATGCCCAGGAGGCAGGGCTGCCCATCTCCGTGCGCTCCGGCGGGCACGCCGCCTCGGGCCAGGCCCTGGTGGACAAGGGCATGACGATCCACGTGGGGGACATGAAGGGCCTGAGCATCAACCGCGAGCGCGGCACGGTACGGGCGCAGGCGGGCTGCCTCTTCTCCGACATCGACAAGTTCACCCATGCCGAGCTGGGCTCGAAGGCGGCCGTGCTGGGGTTCGCCGACACGGTGGGCTCGGGCTACGCGCTCTACGGCGGCTTCGGCAGCATGTCGCGCAAGCACGGCCTGTGTATCGACAACCTCGTCTCCGTGGAGCTCGTCACCGCGGACGGGCGCATCCTCAATGTGAGCGAGACCGAGAACCCGGACCTCTGGTGGGCGGTGCGCGGCGGCGGCGCGACGCTGGGCATCGTCACCGCGTTCGAGCACCGCCTGTTCGACGTGAGCACGTTCTACGGGGGCTCGATCATCCTCCCGGAGAACCGCTTCCACGAGTACAACCGCTTCATCCACCAGCTGCGCCACGACAATGATCTGGTCAGCATCAACTACCTGATGCGCACGCCGCAGGGGCCGGTGGTCTTCATCTTCCTGGCGCACTGGGGCAGCCAGAGCCGGGCGGAGAAGGAGGCGCTCTTCGCGCCGATCCAGAAGATGGCTCCCATGCAGTACACGGTGGGGCAGTACGACTACTTCCAGTTCCAGGGCATCTTCGCCCCCATCTGGCACTCGCTGCCCTCGCCGCGCCGCGCCTACTGGACCTCGGGCTCGCTCAAGGGGCTGGAGAACGAGGCGGGCTTCAACAGCTTCCTGGATGCCTACTTCGAGGTGT
Encoded proteins:
- a CDS encoding cupin domain-containing protein encodes the protein MSQLVTKKFSQPDERRSFVEHGHVDIVRLGGRTMGLAVFEPGWKWSKDVQPIAGTSSCQAAHSCYYVSGSMEIRMDDGTRRTLHAGDVAYIPPGHDAWVVGDEPCVLVDFEGMSDYAQREEEAAPSVQ
- a CDS encoding FAD-binding oxidoreductase, which produces MEASLEAFKRRFGGRIVLPAEAGYEKATKLDISLESARPAMVVWPRNPEEVAEALRYAQEAGLPISVRSGGHAASGQALVDKGMTIHVGDMKGLSINRERGTVRAQAGCLFSDIDKFTHAELGSKAAVLGFADTVGSGYALYGGFGSMSRKHGLCIDNLVSVELVTADGRILNVSETENPDLWWAVRGGGATLGIVTAFEHRLFDVSTFYGGSIILPENRFHEYNRFIHQLRHDNDLVSINYLMRTPQGPVVFIFLAHWGSQSRAEKEALFAPIQKMAPMQYTVGQYDYFQFQGIFAPIWHSLPSPRRAYWTSGSLKGLENEAGFNSFLDAYFEVWKSVPPSVVMAVMNIELYGGAIRNVPRQATAYWPRETEMLFGLMPTWLDPAIDAEVVAFTRKAKAHLSSHPLAMPEGYLNFSMHEEAEVYYGGNLERLSAIKAQIDPKNIFHRCVDVRSKQGKKAVSGA